The genomic window ATTCAAACGCAGGTGCATCTTTCAATTTTTGTAATTCTGGAATATTAATTAATCCTCTAGCGCTTTCACCTAAAATTTTAGGGGCCACGTAAACAATCAATTCATCGACTAAGCCTAGTGTCAACAAAGCGCCGGCAAGTGTTGGCCCGCTTTCGACCCAAATTGAATTAATATTACGTTTAGCCAACTGCATCATCAGCAAAACTAGATCAATTCCTTTTCCGTAGGTCGGGATGGTTATTTGTTCAACATTACCACCCCAATTTTGCGCAATGGGATTCGGGCGAATAAGCCAACATTCACCAGCTGATTTTGTAACAAAATGTTCTGGTTTTACTTGATTATTGCGATCCAAAACAATTCTTATTGGCTGGCGCAGGTGATCTTTAGGATAAATATTTTGTAGTTCTGGCGCGAAATCTGTCCAACGGACATTTAAAGCAGGATTATCAGCTAAAACAGTGGCACTGGTGGTTAAAATTGCGCTCGCTTGGGCTCTAAAACTCTGTACATCCTGACGAGCTGCTGGCGAAGTAATCCACTTACTTTCACCTGATGCGAGGGCTGTCCGCCCATCAAGTGATGCAGCTAATTTAAGTTGAACATAGGGGAAACCAGTTCGCATCCTTTTTAAAAAGCCTTGATTTAACTGCTCAGCTTCATCAATTAGTAAACCATGTACTACTTCGATCCCAGCCTGCTGTAATTTTAGTAAACCTCGTCCTGCAACCTGAGGATTTGGATCTTGCATCGCGACAACAACACGCCGAATACCTGCACTAATTAACGCATCTGCACAAGGCGGAGTTTTACCATAATGGCTACAGGGTTCTAATGTGACATATGCGGTTGCTCCGTGAGCTTTTTCACCGGCCATTTGTAAAGCATAAATTTCCGCATGGGCTCCGCCTGATTTACAATGAAAACCTTCTCCCACAACTTCACCATCACGTACAATGACGCAGCCTACATTTGGGTTAGGTGAGGTGGTAAATCGTCCCTGCTTGGCCAATGACAACGCACGGCTCATAAACTGCTTATCAAAGGCGGTCATTTTTACTATTAATCCTGTAACTTAGCAATTTCTTCGCCAAATTCACGAATATCTTCAAAACTACGATAAACCGAAGCAAAGCGTATGTAAGCAACTTTATCTAGCTTTTTCAATTCATCCATGACAATTTTCCCAATCATTTTCGCTGGAATTTCTCGCTCTCCAGTTGCGCGAAGTTGTGATTTTATATTGTTAATAGCGGTTTCCACATCATCAGAACTTACCGGGCGTTTTTCTAATGCTTTTTGCATACCTCGTCTAAGTTTGTGTTCATCAAATGACTCACGTACATCATCGCTTTTTACTACCCGCGGCATAACTAATTCAGCCACTTCAAAAGTCGTAAAACGCTCATGACATTCAAGACATTGTCGACGACGACGAACCTGCGAACCATCGCCAACCAGTCGTGAATCAATCACTTTGGTATCTACAGCGGTGCAAAATGGGCAATGCATAAAATTTCCTGATTTTAGGGTCCGGTTTTTCAGTTTAACTCAGCTATCAATGAAAAACACCCTGCTAGCGCAATCTAACAGGGTGCAAGTTAACAAAATTTACCTTTAAGGCAGTAGAGAATGTTGATCTGCTCCCTCTTTTTCCACTTTAGGAGGGATCAAATGTTCTCGTTTCATTCCCATCTTTAATGCTAAAGCAGAAGCAACATAAATTGAAGAAACGGTTCCAATCGTCACTCCAATTAACATAACTAGAGAAAATCCTTTCAGTATTGAACCCCCAAAAAGATAGAGCATCAGTACCACTAATAAAGAAGTTCCTGATGTAATAAGTGTTCGACTCAATGTTTGTGTTAATGAAACGTTCACTATTTCGTAAGATGTACCACGACGTATCTTGCGGAAATTTTCACGAATACGATCAGAAACAACAATGCTGTCATTTAAGGAATAACCAATAACCGACATTAATGAAGCAACGATAGTCATATCAACTTCAATCTGAAAAAGTGACACAATACCCAATGTAATAACCACATCATGAGCTAATGATATTACCGCT from Arsenophonus sp. aPb includes these protein-coding regions:
- the ribD gene encoding bifunctional diaminohydroxyphosphoribosylaminopyrimidine deaminase/5-amino-6-(5-phosphoribosylamino)uracil reductase RibD, coding for MTAFDKQFMSRALSLAKQGRFTTSPNPNVGCVIVRDGEVVGEGFHCKSGGAHAEIYALQMAGEKAHGATAYVTLEPCSHYGKTPPCADALISAGIRRVVVAMQDPNPQVAGRGLLKLQQAGIEVVHGLLIDEAEQLNQGFLKRMRTGFPYVQLKLAASLDGRTALASGESKWITSPAARQDVQSFRAQASAILTTSATVLADNPALNVRWTDFAPELQNIYPKDHLRQPIRIVLDRNNQVKPEHFVTKSAGECWLIRPNPIAQNWGGNVEQITIPTYGKGIDLVLLMMQLAKRNINSIWVESGPTLAGALLTLGLVDELIVYVAPKILGESARGLINIPELQKLKDAPAFEFINIELIGTDLRLTLRPL
- the nrdR gene encoding transcriptional regulator NrdR, which gives rise to MHCPFCTAVDTKVIDSRLVGDGSQVRRRRQCLECHERFTTFEVAELVMPRVVKSDDVRESFDEHKLRRGMQKALEKRPVSSDDVETAINNIKSQLRATGEREIPAKMIGKIVMDELKKLDKVAYIRFASVYRSFEDIREFGEEIAKLQD